GTTGACCATCGGCATCGACCGGGACGTCCTCTTTCCTCCCGAGCACATGAAGAACCTGTCCCGGCGCCTGCGCGCGCAGGGGCTCCATGCCGAGTACGCGGTCCTGTGCAGCGTGCACGGCCACGACGGCTTCCTCATCGAATGGGACGCGCTCGCGCCCCTGTTGATCCGCGCGCTGGCCCTGCCTCCGGGCGTGGGCCGCGACGCCCGCCTTTCCTCCCCTGCCGGCGTCCGCGCCCGGAAGACCTCATGACCGCCCCTGTGAGCATCACCCGTTACGCCCCCTTCCTGCTCGACACCGCCCAGGGACTCGCGTCCGTGGCCACGCACCTGTCGCGCCGCGACGCGGGCAGCACGCGCGCCGCCATCGTGTCGTCACCGCCGTGGCTCGCGACGGGGCTGGAGTCCGCGCTGTCCATCGCGTTGAAGGGCAACTCCACGCTGGCCCGGCAGGAGCTGGACGGGCTGCTCGCGCGGGGCCTGTTGATGCTGGAGGAGGCCGAGCGCCGGCTGGGCGCGCCCCCGGGCTCCACGTCGGTGGAGGCGGACGGCGCGCGCACGCTGGCGTCGCTGCTGGAGCCCGCTCGCCGCGCGCTGGATGGCGCCAGCCTCGTGCGTGAGCGGCGGCCCGCGCTGGAGGACGTGGTGCGCGGCACCGGCGAGCGGCTGACGGCGGCGCTGCTCGCGCGGCTCCTGGGTTCGCGTGGCGTGCCGTCGCTGGAGGTGGACGCGGCGGACTGGACGGTGACGGAGGGCGAGCCCGGTCAGGCGCGCGTGAACCGCGAGCACACCCGCGACCGGGTGGCGACGCTGAGGCCTTCGTGGGAGGGGCGGCTGACGCTGCACGCGGGCGGCCGGGGCGTGGCGCTGGATGGGCGCTCCACGACGCTGGGCGTGGAGGGCGCGGACGAGACGGCGGCGGTGTTGTCCGTGTTGCTGGGCACGCCGTTGACGCTGTGGACGGACGTTCCCGGGGTGATGACGGCGGATCCGCTGCACGTGGCGGATGCGCGGCCGGTGCCGCACCTGAGCTACACGGAGGCCCTGGAGCTGGTGTACCTGGGCCTGCCCACGCTGCACCCGCGCGCGCTGTCCACGCTGCGCGACGCGGACATCCCGCTGCGCGTGCGCCACCTGCAACAGCCGGAGGAACCCGGCACGCTCATCGACGTGCGCGGCGCGGGCAACGGCAGCGTGCCCACGTGCGTGGTGTCGCTGGAGGACCTGGCGCTGCTGGGGCTGGAGGGCGGCACGGAGGAAGCGGCGCGGCCGGTGGGGCCTCGCGCGTTGCAGGCGCTGGAGGCCGCGGGCATCAACGCGTGGATGGCGGCGCAGTCGTCACCGGGACGGTCGGTGGCGGTGGTGCTGCGCCGGGCGCACGCGGCCCGAGCGGAGGAGGTGTTGCGGCGCGAGCTGGCCCCGGAGCTGGAGCGCGGCGCGTTGCAGCCGCCCCAGGTGCGCGCCCCCGTGACGCAGGTGGCGCTGGTGGCGGAGGCCATGGGCCAGGGCGCCAACGTGGCGGGACGGCTGTTCCAGCCGCTGGGCGCGCTGGGCATCAACGTGCGCGCCATCGCGCAGACCGCGAGCGCGCGCTCCATCTCCTTCATCGTGGACGGGGCGGAGACGGCGCTGACGGTGCGCACGGTGCACGCGGCCTTCCACTTCGCGCATGAAGAGGTGAGCCTGCTGGTGCTGGGGCACGGCGTGGTGGGCAGCCAGCTGCTGGAGCAACTGCGCACGCTGCAGCAGACGCTGGCGCAGGAGCACGGCATCCAGCTCAACCTGGTGGGGCTCGCGGACAGCCGGCGGGTGCTCTTCTCGCCGGAGGGCATCCCGCTGAACCAGTGGCGCGAGCGCATCGGGTCCGTGCCCGAGGGCACGTCACCGCCCGTGGTGCGCGCGCTGCTGGAGCCGCTGCGCCGGCTGCCGGTGCCGGTGCTGGTGGACTGCACCGCGGCGGAGGGCATGGAGGCGCTGTACCTGGAGGCCTTCCGCAATGGCATCCACGTGGTGGCGGCGAACAAGAAGCCGCTGACGCAGCCGCGTGAAGTCTGGGAGCGGCTGCGGAGCACGGCGCACCTGAACCACCGCGCGTACCACTACGAGACGACGGTGGGCGCGGGGCTCCCGGTCATCCAGACGCTGAAGGACCTGGTGCGCACGGGGGACCGGGTGCACGGGGTGGAGGGTTCGTTCTCCGGGACGCTCGGGTACCTGAGCCAGCAACTGATGGACGGCGTGCCGCTGTCGAAGGCCGTGCGCACGGCGCGCGAGAAGGGCTTCACGGAGCCGCATCCGCGCGAGGACCTGGCGGGCACGGACGCGGCTCGCAAGGCGCTCATCCTCGCGCGTGAGCAGGGATTGGACCTGTCCCTGGAGGACGTGGAGGTGGAGCCGTTCGTCCCGCGCGAGTACCTGGAGGAGCCGGACGTGGAGCGCTTCCTCACAGGGCTGGAGAAGCTGGACCGGACGTTCACCTCGCGCGTCGAGGGCCTGCGCGCGGAGGGCAAGGTGCTGCGCTATCTGGCGCGCATCGACCCTTCCGCGAAGGACGTGCCGGTGCTGCGCGTGGGCCCGGTGGCCGTGCCGAAGGAGCACCCGGCGACGCGGCTGCGCGGCTCGGAGGCGTTCGTGGCCTTCTCCACGGAGCGCTACGCGGACTACCCGCTGCTGGTGCAGGGCGCGGGAGCGGGTGGCCCTGTCACCGCGGCGGGCGTCCTCGCGGACATCCTGAAGATCGCCCAGAACCTGCGGGGGCGGTGAGGCTCAGTAGCCGACGTAGCCGCTGCCGCTGTTCATCGCCTGGACGCCCGGGGTGTTGGACACCGAGCCGTAGCGGTCCACCGCGTAGCGCACGGCCGCGATGATGTTGTCCACCGGGTTGCGGATGTTGTCGTGGCCCGGGAGCTTGAACGCGTCGAACGTGGGCTGGATGGTCTGCATCAGGCCGATGGACGGGTGGCCGTCCTTCGCGTTCTGGTCCGTGAGGTTGATGGCGTTCGGGTTGCCGCTGGACTCGTGCTCGATGATCTTCGCGATGTCCTGGGGGTTCATCTTGTCCACCGGGACGCCCGCGGCCTTGAGGATCTCCATGGCCTGCTTGATCCAGTCACCCACCTCGCCCTTCGGCATGTCGCCCGTGGCACCGGCAGACTGAGCGGAGTCGGCCTGGAACGAGTCACCCGCGCCGGACGCGCCGCCCGTGCCGCCCGTGCTCGACGAGGCGTCCGCGCCGGACACGCCCCCCGGGGCCTGGGCTCCGTCCACGCCGTCCGCGGAGGCAGCGCCACCGCTCAGGGCGGGCTGGAGCATCTGGACGAGTTGCTGCAGCTCCTTCACCACCTCGCCGAGCCCCTCCATGAACTGCTTGAACTGAGCGCCCTTCGCGGGGCCCGCGCTGAAGCCATCCTGCTGGAACTGGGACGCGAAGCCCGACCCGGGCTTCTGGCAGCCGCCACCCTGCACGCGGGCGCCGGACACGGCATCCGGGCGGGAGGCGAAGTCCTGGGAGGGGATGCGGGAGGAAGCGGGGCGGCTGGAGATGGGCGAGAGGGCCATGGGGGATTTCCTCGGGAGATTGAGTGCTGCTGACGAGGAACACCTACAGCAGGAGACATGCCAACCCTTTGGAGGACATCCACCGCAAGCCAGGTGCTTGATGTCCTTGAGGAAGCGCGAGGCGCGGGGGTGCTCACCGAGCCTCGGCCCTGGTGACTGGAGTCATCCCCTCACGAACCGCGGTCACCACCCGCGATGCGCCGACGTCTCACGGCCGTCGGCGCCGCGCTCTACTTCGTGCGCCCACCGGGCTTCCGGCTCCGTGCTGCCGGCGCGGCCTTCTTCGCGGGTGCGGCCTGCTTCCTGGCCACGGCCTTCTTCGCGGGCGCGGCCTTCTTTCCACGGGCCTTCTTCGCGGAGGCGTTCTTCCCGACCGGCGCGGCCTTCTCCGCCACCCGGGGCTGCTTCGTGGTCGCGGCCTTCTTCGTTCCGCGCGCGGGGCCATGCTTCTTCAGCTCGGCGGCGCCCTGCTTCGCGAGCCCCTTCTCCAGCGCGGGAGGCTTCCCGGCGCCCTTCCTCCCCGGGGGCTCACGCTTCGGGGGACCTCCCCGGTTCACCGCCACCGCCCTTCCGGAGAAGGCGTCCCAGCGCTCCAGCGCAGCCGACCAGCGCGCCAGCAGTTCCTCGCGCGTGCCCGCGTCCGGAAGTCCTTCCGCATGGAGCGCGACGGTGACGCCATGCACCGACGGCAGCACGCGAAGCTGCACGGTGCGAGCCCGGGGCCACTTCGCATGCTCCAGGCGCAGCCGGAGCTGCTGGGGCGGAACCCGGCGCACCACCTTGACGCGCGTGCCGTCCGACAGCGAGACCTGAGCCCCTTGCTTCAGGGGCTGGGAGCAAGAGCCCACCCAGCGCATGAGTCCCGCGTCCTCGCCCCAGGCGGCCCAGGCCATCTCCGAGCCCACCGCGAACGAGCGCCGCACTCCTGCCTGATATCCACCATCCGCAGTCCGACCTGTCGACATTGACGCTCCTGGTTCACCCATCGTGTTTCACAACCTGGAAGAAACGATGCGCCATCTTCCGGCCAGGCGACGGCCTTCACGTCCGTCACCCGCGCACTGCAAGTTACCCGGCCTGCTCGCAAGCCATCCTGGGAGACTCACCCCGTGCGCTGCAACCGGCGCTTGTACTTCTCACCCCAGTCCCGCAGCCCGATGAGCACCGGCTCCAGGGAACGGCCGAAGGCGGTGAGCTCGTACTCCACGCGCGGCGGCACCTGCGCGTAGACCGTGCGCTTCACCAGCCCGTCCTCCTCAAGCTCGCGCAGCTGCAATGTCAGCATGCGCTGGCTGCAGTTGGGCAGCCGCTTGCGCAGCTCACCGAAGCGGTGCGTGCCCTTCAGCAACCAGTACAACACCACGCCCTTCCACCGTCCGCCGATGACGCCGAGGGACGCCTCCACCGCGCAGTTCGTGTTCGAGTCGTCGTCGCGCTTGCGGCTCATGGTTACCTTTTTGTACGTACTTCCCAAACATGTGCGTACTTGCGGAGAAATAACCGCAATCGTACCTCATGGGCCATGAACGTCCTCATCGTCTACGCCCATCCCGAACCCCGCTCGCTCAATGGCGCGCTGAAGGACCTGGCCGTGCGCCACCTGTCCGCCCGGGGCCATGAAGTCCAGGTGTCGGACCTCTACGCCATGGACTGGAAGGCCATCGCGGATGGAGCGGACTTCCTCACCGCCAACGCCGGAGAGCGGCTCTTCTACGAGCGCGCGTCGAAGGCCGCCTTCGCCAACGGCACCCAGACCGCGGACATCACCGCTGAGCAGCAGAAGCTGCTCTGGGCCGACGCCGTCATCCTCCAGTTCCCGCTGTGGTGGTTCTCCATGCCGGCCATCCTCAAGGGCTGGGTGGACCGGGTCTTCGCCCTGGGCTTCGCCTACGGCGTGGGCGTGCATGAGGGCGACCGCTGGGGAGACCGCTACGGCGAGGGCACGCTGATGGGCCGCCGCGCCATGCTCTCCATCACCATTGGCGGACGCGCACCGCACTACTTCGACCGGGGCGTCAACGGAGCCCTGGAGGACCTCCTCTTCCCCATCGAGCACGGGGTGCTCTTCTATCCGGGGATGGACGTCCTGCCAGCGTTCGTGACCTACCAGTCCGACCGCATGAGGGAGGAGCAGTGGCCGTCCGTGGCGGAGGCGTTCCAGGCGCGGCTGGACGGCCTGTTCACTGACGCTCCCATCCCGTTCCGCAGGCAGAACGGCGGGCACTACGACACGCAGCAGGTGCTGAAGTCCGGCCTGGGCGACGGCGCTTCCGGCACCCGCATCCACCGGTTGCGGGAGGGCGAACCCGAGCAGCGGCCGCTCACCCCGCGGAGCGGTACCCCGGCATGAGGAAGTTGTCGTGGTCCGCGTACGCCGGCGCGTCCGACTCGCCGGTGAAGGCGCGCAGGGCGCAGTACTCCGGATAGGACGCCTGGACGGTGACCTGGTCTCCCGCCTGGAGCACCACGTCCCCGGTGGGGTGCAGCGTCTCCGTGTCGCCCCGGATGAGCGACAGCGCCAGCCCGCCGAAGCGGTCTCGCACCTGGGACACGTTCATCCCCGGCAGGCCGTCCCGCACCACGAACAGCGACACCACCATCAGGTGCTTGCCGATGCGGAACGAATGGATGAGCCGCGGGTCCAACGCGGCCAGCGCCATGGCGGGCGCGGCCAGCGAGGAGCTGGACAGGGCCTCCGCCTTGAACGTGTCGCGCACCTTCGCGCCCAGGTCGTCGTCGAACAGGCGGATGACCACGCGAATGCCGGGGTTGAGCCGCCGCGCGTCCAGCGCGATGTTCAGGTTCGCCAGGTCGTCGTCCGTGGCGCAGACGATGGCGGACGCCTTCTTCACGTGCGTGCGCGGCAGGCACAGCGGGCTGCGCGTGTCGTCGATGAGCAGGGGCACGTTCTCGTCGCGCAGCGCGGACACGAACGTCGCGTCCTCGCGCTTCTCCACCACGACGACGTCCTTGCCCATCTCCCGCAGCTGCGTCACCACGCGGTAGCCCACGCGTCCCGCGCCGCACACCACGACGTGGCCCTTCATCGTTTCGGACACCACGGAGACCCACTCCTTGTCGTTCTTGTGCCGCGCGAAGAAGAGGTACGCGAAGCGCACCACGCCATCCACCACCAGCGCGATGCTGACCGGCGGGATGAGGATGTTGAGCGTCTCCACCAGCCAGTCGCTCACGTACGGCAGCGACGGCTGCCCGAAGAGCAGGAAGTAGACGTGGTGCAGCGCCTCTCCGTAGGAGATGCCGTCCCCGCCCGGCCCCACGTAGCGCCAGTGGTACAGGAGCGGCCCCAGCCCGAAGATGACCGCCGCCAGCAGCAGCGTGCTGCGGAACCTCCGCGACAGCGCGCGCAGGTACCGCAGGTCCACCATCAGGCGCGCGGCGGGGCTCTTCATGCGCGGGGAGCCCTACGCCGCCGGGGTGATGTCCGTGGAGGCTTCCGCCTTCTCACGGCGCTTTTCGATGAGCCACACCGCCAGCACGCCCAGCTCGTAGCAGAGCAGCATGGGGCCGGCCATGAGCGACAGGTTCACCACGTCACCCGTGGGCGTCAGCACCGCCGCCGCGATGAGGCACACCACGAACGCGTGGCGCTGGTAGCGGAAGAGCCACTTCGACTGCACCACCCCGACGATGCCCAGGAGCGCCATCACCAGCGGCAACTCGAAGATGACGCCGAAGGCGAGGATGAGCAGCAGCACCAGCGACAGCTGCTCGTTCATCGTCAGCATGGGCCGCGTCCAGCGCGCGGCCTCGGCATCCGCGTGGCCCTTGGCCAGCTCCTTCTGCAGCCGCCACAGGCCGGACATCTCCTCGGCGCGCGTGGGCGCCACGCCCGCGAGCAGGCTGGCCGCCTGGTCCATGGCGGCCTCCGACGCGACGTAGTCCTGCTTGCCGAAGGCCGTCACCGCCTCCACGCGCTTCTCCACCGCCTGGCGCAGCACGCCGCGCGCGGGGACTCCCATCCCGTCCGCCGCCGCGTCCAGCAGGTCCCCCAGGCCCTTGAGGCGCGCGGTGAGCTCCACGCTCTTCGCGGTCGCCACCTGCGGATCCTTCACCTGGCCCTCTCCCGCGGCGGTCAGCGCGGCGCTGGTCTCCTTCGCCACGTGGCCGGCGCGCTCCACCTCGCCGATGCGCAGGAAGCGCAGCGCGTCCTCGGCGCCCATGCGCGCCGTGTCCATGCGCTGCTCCAGCGCGAGCGTCTCCTCCTCGTTGAGGAGGAACTTGAACATGGAGGGCAGCACCAGGAAGTAGCAGAACAGCGAGCCCACGATGAACGCGACGGAGCCCAGCACCACGAAGGGCGACGCGTACTTGCGCTCCTCCGGGTAGAGCCCCGGCGCCACGAAGCCCCAGATCTGCCAGAGGATGACGGGCGTGGTGAGGAAGATGCCGCAGTACACGCCCACCTTCATCAGCACGTTGATTTCTTCGATGCCGGATGTGTAGACGAGCGAGCGCCCGTCCGGGGGCAGCGCATCCAGCACCGGCCGCATCAGCACGCCGAAGATGGGCTTGGCGAAGATGAGCGACACGGCGCCCAGCACGAGCACCGCGAGCGAGCACTTCACGAGCCGCGAGCGCAGCTCCGTGAGGTGCTCCGCCAGGCTCATGCGGAAATCCGACAGGTCAACCCCTTGGCGGTTCAGGGCTCAGCTCCGTTTCGGCGCGTTGCGCGCCACCGTGCCCGGGATGGGGGCGAGTTGCGGAAGGCCGTTCTCGTCCTGCGCCGGCGCCACCGCGGCGTCGGCCTTGGGCTCGGCGCCGGGCGCGGCTGGGTCCACGGCGGCCTCCGCGGGCGCGGGCACGCTCGCGGGGTCCAGCGTCGCGGTGAGCGCGGGCGCGGGCTCCGCCAGCACGTTGGGCGGGGACGCGTCCGGCAGCATGGAGGGGGCCAGCTCCGGCGGCGGGGACGGCACGCGCGTGCCCGGACGCGGCGGGGGCTCGCGGTTGAAGTCCTCGTCCATGGCGTAGAACTCGCGCTCCACCACGTTGCGCACGTCGTCCGTCTGCCGGCGGAACTCGCGCATGAACTTGCCGATGGCCCGCGCCAGCTCAGGCAGCCGCTGGGGGCCGAGCACGATCAGCGCGGCCACCAGGATGAACACCATTTCGCCTGCGCCGATGTTGAACATGGGTCGTCGTCTTCCCCTTGGAGGGAACGTCCCGGGGTTATCGCGCCCACAGGCGGCCCGCGCAACCGTCAGCGACCGTCCAGCGTCCGTCCGGCCTCGTGTCCGGGAGGCGGGCGGCCGGGCACCCTGCCCCGGCTGGGGCACATTGCCCCATCAGGCGTGGGGATTGGCCTGCGGAGACAGCGGCGCCGCCATCCCCTGGGCCGGAGGCACCGCCAGGGCCCGGGCCTGCTCGCGCGAGCGCACCCGGCCCTCCACCACCCACAGCATGACGGGCACGCCCACCGACAACCCGATGGACACCCAGGCGATGGTGTCCATGCCGCCGAGCGTCCCGTCCGGCAGGTCCACCAGCAGGCGCGACGACAGGAAGGCCCCCAGCGCGGAGGCCATGTGCTGGGTGGCGGACTGCAGCGACATGAAGCGGGCGCGCACCGGGTTGTCCGGCACGCGCGAGGTGAGCGTGTTGTACGCCACGTTGCGCACGCCCATGGCCAGCATGAAGACCATGAACAGCGCGGGGATGGGCAGCCACGCGGGGTAGTGCACGAAGCCCACGTACGTGGCGACGGCCGCCAGCACCACGCCCACCGTGCCCACGCGGAAGGAGCCGAAGCGGTCCACCAGCGGCCCCGTCAGCCGCAGCGTGACGAAGCTCACGATGCCGCCCGCGAAGTAGATGATCCACAGGTGGTCGCGCGGGTAGCCCAGGTTCTGCTGGAGGTACGCGGAGATGTTGGGGATGACGATGAAGCCGCTCATCATCACGAGCGCCGTCATCAGGTAGGACAGCTGCACGTCGGTGCGGCCGAGCAGCTCCGCGACGCCCACGCCCCGGGACGCGCTGCCCCCGGGCTTCAGGTGTCCGCGCACCGGCGGCAGCAGCCACAGCGCGGCCACCACCACCACCAGGCCCAGCGCCGCCACCACGAAGAAGGGCGTCCGCCAGGTGCCCAGCTCCGCCACCTTCAGGGCCAGGGGCACGCCCAGCACGGAGGCCACGGAGAAGGACGCCATCACCGCGCCCAGCGCCCGGCCCCGGCGCTCCACCGGGATGAGGTCCGCGATGATGGACAGCGACAGCGCCGTCGCCGGCCCGCCGAAGAGGCCCGCGCACACGCGCGCCAGCAGCAGCGTGGACAGCCCCAGCGCCAGCCCCCCCGCCGCGGTGGCCGCGACGAGCCCCAGCATGCACACGGCCAGCGCCTTGCGCCGGTCGAAGCGGTCCAGGAAGTAGCCTCCCAGGAGCCCCGCCACGCTCGCGGCGGCGGTGTAGCTGCCGCCGATGGTGCCGATGTGCGACGACTCGATGCCCAGCCCCTTCGCGAAGTCCGGGCCCAGCGGCATCACCATCACGAAGTCGAGGATGTTGACGAACTGCACCGCGCCGATGAGCAGCACCACGGCGCGCTCGGAGACGGAACGGGGAGAGGCGGACTCGGACGACTCGGGCATGGAAGCCTTCAGGGGGAGCGGCGTGCGCGTCAGACGCGGAAGCGGCGGACCTCCGCGCGCAGGATCTCCGCCTGGCGCGTGAGGTTGTCGATGGCCTCTTCCAGCTGGCGCACCGAGCGCGTCTGGTGCTCGGACACGCCCTTGATGGTCTCCACGGCCTTGAGCACCTGCTCGCTGCCCTTGGTCTGCTCCTTCTGGGCGCGGTTCAGGTGGGTGACCATCTCGTTGATGCTCTCGATGGAGCGGGTGATCTGCTTGCTGCCGTGCGCCTGCTCCTGGCTGGAGCGCTGCACGTGCTGGGTGAGCGTCTTCATCCGCTCCGCGCTCTTCATGATCTGCTCGCCGCCCCGGGCCTGCTCGTTGGAGGCCTGGGAGATCATCGACACGGTGGCGGAGATGCGGTGGATGGCCGCCGTCACCTGCTTGCTGCCGCGCGCCTGCTCCACCGTGGCGCGGGCAATGGCCTTCACCATCTGCGTGGACTTCTGGGTGCTGTCGTTGATCTTCCGCAGGGCCCCTTCCGCCTCGCGGCCCAGCTGCACGCCCTCCTCCACGCTCTTGACGCCCTGGTTCATCACCACCACGGCGTTGCGGCTCTCCTCCTGCACGCCGCGGATGAGCTCGGCGATCTCCTTGGTGGACGCGCCGGTGCGCTCGGCCAGGTCCTTGATCTCCTCCGCCACCACCGCGAAGCCCTTGCCGTGCTCCCCCGCCTGCGCGGCGATGATGGCGGCGTTGAGGGCCAGCAGGTTCGTCTGCTCCGCCACGTCGTCGATGACGTTGAGGATGTTGCCAATCTCGCTGATGCGCCGGCCCAGGCTGTCGATGACGCCCGCGGCGGTGCGGCTGGTGTCCTTGATGCGGTCGATGCCGGAGAGGGTCTTGCGCAGGGCCTCCACGCCCGTCTGCGCGTCCTCGAAGACCTGCTCGGACAGGCGCGCCGTTTCATTGGCGTTGGCGTCGACCTGGCCGATGGCGGCGTCCATCTGGCTGATGGCGGAGGAGGTGTCCTCCGTGGACGCGGAGAGGTCCTCGATGTTCTTGGCCACCTCCTTGATGGAGTACGTCATCTGCTCGATGGCGCTGGTGGTCTCCTCCACGCTGGCGGCCATGGCCTGGACGTTCTCCGCCACCTCGTCGTTGGTGGCGGCCATCTCCATGATGGAGGAGCTGCTCTCCTCAGCGCTCTGGTAGAGGACCTCCACGTTCTCCGCGATGCCGCGCAAGGAGGCCATCATCTCCACCATGGAGGAGGACGTCTCCTCCACGCGCGACTGCACGGTGCCCGCGCCGGAGGACACGGTGGTGCCGGTGCGGTGGATCTGCTCGATGACGCCGGCCACCACGTCGGACACGCCGCGCACGCGGCCCAGCGTGTCGCGCCAGGACTGGGCCATGCGGTTGAGGGCTTCGGCCAGCTGGCCCAGCTCGTCCTTGCTGTTGCGCACCTCCGCGCGGCCGGTGAGGTCGGCCTCCGCCAGCTTGCGCGCCATGGACATCATCGCGTCCAGCGGGTGGAGGATGAACGCGCGCGAGATGAGGAACGCCGTCAGCAGGAACAGCACCAGGCCCACGGCGAAGGCCAGCAGCACCGTGTGGCGCAGGGCCGTGAGCACCCCGTTCAGCTGGGAGTCGTTCACCACCACCATGACCTCGCCGGGCACGCCGCCCGCGAGCGTCACGGGTTCGGACACCGCCCAGGCGGTATCGGACAACTCCGTCTTGTCCAGCGGCGGGAGGGGGCGGACGGAGAGGCGCTTCTCCAGGCCCGTCCTGAACCATTCCGGCGGCGGCGCAGGGAACGTGGCGCGAGGCACGCCCTGGGCGTCCACCACCGCGACGACGCTGAAGTCGTCGTCCAGCGGGTAGAGCCCCTCCAGGCTGGGGACCGGTTGGGTGGCCGCCTGTCTTTCGACCAGGACCTTCACCTCCCGGGCCTTGGCCTGAGCGTGCAGCGCCATGCGCTCCCTCAGGTGGTTGGCCACCTGGAGGGGAACGACGAAGAAGAGCGCTCCCAGGATGACGGCCAGCGCGAGGCCGAACGAACCCAGGAGGATGCCCCGGAGACCGGGTTTCTTGAGGCGACGTGGCAAGGCCGGCCCACTGTAGGGAGGGTGGCCCGTCCGGGCAAGGAACGGACTTCCCCGCCTGCCAGGGCCGGACGCTGGGTTCCCGGGGGCAGGATGCGTAAGGTCCAGGGGATGACCGCGACGCTGCTGCTCACCGACCCGCTCTTCCTCCAGCACGACGCGGGTGAGGGCCACCCCGAGTCGCCCGCCCGCCTGCGGCGCATCCTCCAGGTGCTGGCGCGCAACCCCGTCGCGGGCACGGTGATGGCCCAGCCCCGCTCCGCCACGGACGCGGAGATTCTAGCGGTGCACACCCCGGCGCACCTGGACGCGATGGAGAAGCTGGGGGGCCGCTTCGAGCGGATCGACGAGGACACGGCGGTGTCGCCGGACAGCCTGGACGCGGCCCGGCTGGCGGCGGGCGCGGCGGTGCAGTCCGTGGAGGCGGTGATGGCGGGGCGCGCGAGGAACGCGTTCGCGCTGGTGCGGCCGCCGGGCCACCACGCGGAGCCGGGCCGGGCGATGGGCTTCTGCCTCTACAACAACGTCGCCATCGCGGCGGAGGCCGGACGGCGGCTGGGGGCCGAGCGCGTGCTGGTGCTGGACTGGGACGTGCACCACGGCAACGGCACGCAGGCGGCGTTCTGGGGGCGGCGGGACGTGCTCTACCAGTCGGTGCACCAGTTCCCCTACTACCCGGGCAGCGGCGCGGCGCCGGAGGTGGGCCGGGGTGAGGGCCAGGGCTTCACGGTCAACTGCGGCCTGCCGGGCGGCAACACGGACGCGGACTACGGGATGATCTTCGAGGAGCTGCTGCTGCCGGTGGCGCAGGCGTACCGGCCGGACCTGATGCTGGTGTCCGCGGGGTTCGACCCGCACCGC
This genomic stretch from Corallococcus caeni harbors:
- a CDS encoding histone deacetylase family protein, translating into MRKVQGMTATLLLTDPLFLQHDAGEGHPESPARLRRILQVLARNPVAGTVMAQPRSATDAEILAVHTPAHLDAMEKLGGRFERIDEDTAVSPDSLDAARLAAGAAVQSVEAVMAGRARNAFALVRPPGHHAEPGRAMGFCLYNNVAIAAEAGRRLGAERVLVLDWDVHHGNGTQAAFWGRRDVLYQSVHQFPYYPGSGAAPEVGRGEGQGFTVNCGLPGGNTDADYGMIFEELLLPVAQAYRPDLMLVSAGFDPHRADPIGGMDVTERGFAAMCTAVRKLAEEVSGGKLVLVLEGGYSLEGLSNSVHACIEVLAGRDDSFASGATNADAREALAASREALKPYWASVR
- a CDS encoding methyl-accepting chemotaxis protein, encoding MPRRLKKPGLRGILLGSFGLALAVILGALFFVVPLQVANHLRERMALHAQAKAREVKVLVERQAATQPVPSLEGLYPLDDDFSVVAVVDAQGVPRATFPAPPPEWFRTGLEKRLSVRPLPPLDKTELSDTAWAVSEPVTLAGGVPGEVMVVVNDSQLNGVLTALRHTVLLAFAVGLVLFLLTAFLISRAFILHPLDAMMSMARKLAEADLTGRAEVRNSKDELGQLAEALNRMAQSWRDTLGRVRGVSDVVAGVIEQIHRTGTTVSSGAGTVQSRVEETSSSMVEMMASLRGIAENVEVLYQSAEESSSSIMEMAATNDEVAENVQAMAASVEETTSAIEQMTYSIKEVAKNIEDLSASTEDTSSAISQMDAAIGQVDANANETARLSEQVFEDAQTGVEALRKTLSGIDRIKDTSRTAAGVIDSLGRRISEIGNILNVIDDVAEQTNLLALNAAIIAAQAGEHGKGFAVVAEEIKDLAERTGASTKEIAELIRGVQEESRNAVVVMNQGVKSVEEGVQLGREAEGALRKINDSTQKSTQMVKAIARATVEQARGSKQVTAAIHRISATVSMISQASNEQARGGEQIMKSAERMKTLTQHVQRSSQEQAHGSKQITRSIESINEMVTHLNRAQKEQTKGSEQVLKAVETIKGVSEHQTRSVRQLEEAIDNLTRQAEILRAEVRRFRV
- a CDS encoding MFS transporter, whose translation is MPESSESASPRSVSERAVVLLIGAVQFVNILDFVMVMPLGPDFAKGLGIESSHIGTIGGSYTAAASVAGLLGGYFLDRFDRRKALAVCMLGLVAATAAGGLALGLSTLLLARVCAGLFGGPATALSLSIIADLIPVERRGRALGAVMASFSVASVLGVPLALKVAELGTWRTPFFVVAALGLVVVVAALWLLPPVRGHLKPGGSASRGVGVAELLGRTDVQLSYLMTALVMMSGFIVIPNISAYLQQNLGYPRDHLWIIYFAGGIVSFVTLRLTGPLVDRFGSFRVGTVGVVLAAVATYVGFVHYPAWLPIPALFMVFMLAMGVRNVAYNTLTSRVPDNPVRARFMSLQSATQHMASALGAFLSSRLLVDLPDGTLGGMDTIAWVSIGLSVGVPVMLWVVEGRVRSREQARALAVPPAQGMAAPLSPQANPHA